From the genome of Yersinia enterocolitica, one region includes:
- a CDS encoding acetolactate synthase 1 small subunit encodes MAGQPAPNLSTSAQVTLLLTVRNHPGVMSHICGLFARRAFNVEGILCMPLAGGDESRIWLQVLDDQRLLQMISQLEKLEDVLQVRRFGPEMPIFDQVEDLIANQR; translated from the coding sequence ATGGCAGGACAACCAGCACCAAACCTATCGACATCTGCGCAGGTGACACTGTTACTCACAGTACGCAACCACCCCGGGGTGATGTCTCATATTTGTGGGCTATTTGCCCGGCGCGCATTTAACGTCGAGGGAATTTTGTGTATGCCGTTGGCTGGCGGTGACGAAAGTCGCATTTGGCTGCAAGTCTTGGATGATCAGCGATTACTGCAAATGATAAGCCAGTTGGAGAAACTGGAAGATGTGCTCCAGGTGCGCCGCTTCGGGCCTGAAATGCCTATTTTTGACCAAGTAGAAGACTTAATTGCCAATCAACGGTGA
- a CDS encoding DUF1460 domain-containing protein: protein MHKSLSLVLIAVIAGCGAKQPPPETVSIDNYTANRITSIIEAKLETAPYSNKGDAIANISAEFLGTPYEANVLIGSLTQPEQLVVDFRGLDCFTYLDYVEALRKSGSKAEFVQQVIRTRYVDADVSYLHRKHFFTDWSQRSPLNAQDVTAQISTHTHTVLKNLNQKKEGGEFIPGLSAIERNIVYIPAEFINDAVVAELKNGDYIGIYTPILGLDVTHTGIFIRTAKGAMFRNASSMKGNNKVVDSPFLEYVKKTPGIVVLRALPVGDSDLEPMG from the coding sequence ATGCATAAATCGTTATCTTTGGTTCTCATTGCTGTTATCGCAGGATGTGGTGCGAAACAACCCCCTCCCGAAACGGTCAGCATTGATAATTACACCGCAAATCGTATCACCAGTATTATAGAAGCTAAATTAGAAACAGCACCTTATAGCAATAAGGGTGATGCTATTGCGAATATATCTGCTGAGTTTTTAGGTACACCTTATGAGGCAAATGTACTCATTGGTTCGCTAACGCAACCGGAACAGTTAGTGGTCGATTTCCGTGGATTGGACTGCTTCACCTACCTGGATTATGTTGAAGCCTTGCGAAAATCAGGAAGCAAGGCGGAGTTTGTGCAGCAAGTTATCAGAACAAGATATGTTGATGCTGATGTCAGCTACTTGCACCGAAAACATTTCTTTACTGACTGGTCACAGCGATCCCCTTTAAACGCACAAGATGTTACTGCACAAATAAGTACTCATACCCACACTGTTCTCAAAAATCTGAATCAGAAAAAAGAGGGTGGCGAGTTTATCCCCGGGCTGAGTGCTATTGAGCGTAATATTGTTTATATTCCGGCTGAGTTTATTAATGATGCGGTAGTCGCGGAGTTAAAAAATGGGGATTATATCGGCATTTACACCCCTATTTTAGGTCTGGATGTCACCCATACAGGAATATTTATCAGGACAGCAAAAGGCGCGATGTTCCGTAATGCATCATCAATGAAAGGGAACAATAAAGTTGTCGACTCACCTTTCTTGGAATATGTGAAGAAAACCCCAGGCATTGTGGTACTTAGGGCATTGCCGGTCGGAGATAGTGATTTAGAACCAATGGGTTGA
- a CDS encoding arpA protein, with product MQQLSEIINMEANPINDVMFITQCKNTLETYGALVLSGFLQPRALSSIKQEGVSHKHRAYYAANQHNVYLTKTDPAFPAGHPRNRLVTSSKGCITDEEIPTDSALRTLYNAQDFQDFLCAVLDEKQLYPYADSLSSINLHYASQGQELGWHFDNSSFAITLLVQKPQAGGVFEYIEEMRDADKGEMNYSGVEQLLNQQVTPKTLQIEPGDLVLFRGRNAIHRVTPTQGNITRMLVVLAYNAQPDIALSETARMTFYGRI from the coding sequence ATGCAGCAGCTCAGCGAAATTATTAATATGGAAGCCAACCCAATCAACGATGTCATGTTCATCACACAGTGCAAGAACACGTTAGAAACATACGGCGCCTTGGTACTATCAGGCTTCTTGCAGCCCCGCGCACTGAGTAGTATTAAACAAGAAGGCGTCAGTCATAAGCATCGAGCTTACTATGCCGCTAATCAGCATAATGTTTATCTGACCAAAACCGATCCCGCCTTCCCTGCTGGTCATCCCCGTAATCGGTTGGTTACTTCATCAAAAGGCTGTATTACTGACGAAGAAATCCCTACCGATTCCGCATTACGAACGCTGTACAATGCGCAAGATTTCCAAGACTTCTTGTGTGCCGTATTAGATGAAAAACAACTCTACCCTTACGCCGATTCACTTTCTTCAATTAACTTGCACTACGCCAGTCAAGGCCAAGAGTTAGGTTGGCATTTTGACAATTCATCATTCGCCATCACCTTATTAGTACAAAAACCGCAAGCGGGTGGCGTCTTTGAATATATTGAAGAGATGCGCGATGCCGATAAAGGAGAGATGAATTACTCAGGAGTGGAACAACTGTTAAACCAACAGGTCACACCTAAAACATTGCAAATTGAACCGGGGGACTTAGTGCTATTTCGTGGAAGAAATGCGATTCACCGGGTCACGCCGACCCAAGGGAATATCACACGAATGCTGGTAGTGTTAGCCTATAATGCTCAACCCGATATTGCGCTATCCGAGACAGCCAGAATGACTTTTTACGGTCGTATTTAG
- a CDS encoding DNA-binding transcriptional regulator yields the protein MNSLKAVRLPKLTAILAFETAANTGSLASAAARLSLTPAAVSQQIRQLEQHLGIQLFARSKSGVELTSQGSAYLAYVQQAFETLRMAQQSMARDKGNISLNISALPALASRWLNPRLKQWLAQYPDVDIRIHATHGVVDFNRTAADFYLAFGDEHYPQQEKEMLFQDWVFPVASPLLLTTPWLDGKHNIIYPMIHVDWGKEGQFLPDWHEWLLSAKLDECVPNRGPIYNLTSMAIDSAVAGNGILLGQQHLIKKELDEGCLIQLSEHKLPVTKPYYLIYPKRTLDKPRAVEFIQWLHSLC from the coding sequence ATGAATAGTTTGAAGGCTGTTCGTTTGCCAAAGTTAACCGCCATTTTAGCATTCGAGACAGCCGCTAATACCGGCAGTCTGGCCAGTGCGGCGGCCCGGTTATCATTAACGCCAGCGGCGGTTAGCCAGCAAATACGTCAGTTAGAGCAACATCTGGGGATTCAATTATTTGCCCGTTCGAAATCAGGCGTTGAACTGACCTCGCAGGGCAGTGCCTATTTAGCTTATGTACAGCAGGCATTTGAAACATTACGGATGGCCCAACAGAGTATGGCGCGGGATAAAGGCAATATATCATTAAATATCTCAGCACTGCCCGCCCTAGCGAGTCGATGGCTTAATCCGCGTCTCAAACAGTGGTTAGCCCAATATCCCGATGTGGATATTCGGATTCATGCTACTCACGGGGTGGTTGATTTCAACCGTACTGCGGCAGATTTTTACCTGGCTTTTGGTGATGAACATTATCCCCAACAAGAGAAAGAAATGCTATTTCAGGATTGGGTTTTTCCGGTTGCAAGCCCACTGCTATTAACTACCCCTTGGCTTGATGGCAAACACAACATTATCTACCCGATGATACATGTTGATTGGGGCAAAGAAGGGCAGTTCTTACCTGATTGGCATGAATGGCTGCTGTCAGCAAAACTAGATGAGTGTGTTCCCAACCGAGGGCCAATCTACAACTTAACCTCCATGGCAATTGATTCGGCCGTGGCGGGGAACGGTATTTTACTGGGCCAACAACATTTGATTAAAAAAGAATTAGATGAAGGGTGTTTAATTCAGTTGTCTGAACATAAATTACCCGTTACAAAACCTTATTATCTAATTTACCCCAAGCGAACCCTGGACAAACCAAGAGCGGTGGAGTTTATCCAATGGTTGCATAGTCTTTGCTAG
- the ilvB gene encoding acetolactate synthase, large subunit, biosynthetic type encodes MKDITMRYTGAQLIVRLLEQQGITTVAGIPGGAALPLYDALGQSRIIRHVLARHEQGAGFMAQGMARATGQTAVCLASSGPGATNLVTAIADAKLDSIPLVCITGQVSSSMIGTDAFQEVDTYGISIPITKHNYLVRDISELPRVIPAAFRIAQSGRPGPVWIDIPKDVQTAEIELESLPLPGVADEPCPIDPQAIAHAAQMINRAARPVLYLGGGIVSSQAHQQAIQLAEQAGLPTTMTLMALGTMPVDHPLSLGMLGMHAARSTNLIMQQADLLIVLGARFDDRAIGKAEQFCPDASIIHIDIDPAELGKIRRPHLAMNADIKQVLTHLLPLVETRSRSEWRSTVSDMQREFPFNQPNSTNPLCHYGLIRAAAEALDDDTIITTDVGQHQMWVAQAYPLHRPRQWLTSGGLGTMGFGLPAAIGAALAKPEAKVVCFSGDGSLMMNIQEMATAAEEQLNVKIILMNNQSLGLVHQQQELFFGKRIFAADYPYRTNFIHIAEGFGFSTCDLNTASDPYAALHEALNRPGPVLIHALIDVDEKVYPMVPPGAANIDMIGGE; translated from the coding sequence ATGAAGGATATAACCATGCGTTATACAGGCGCCCAATTAATAGTTCGCTTGCTCGAGCAGCAAGGTATTACCACGGTCGCAGGCATTCCCGGCGGCGCAGCGTTACCGTTGTATGATGCTCTAGGGCAAAGCCGTATTATTCGCCATGTGCTGGCACGACACGAACAAGGTGCTGGCTTTATGGCTCAAGGCATGGCCCGCGCCACCGGCCAAACCGCAGTCTGCTTAGCCTCCAGCGGCCCTGGGGCAACCAATCTGGTCACGGCAATTGCCGATGCCAAACTAGACTCTATTCCACTCGTGTGTATTACAGGTCAGGTTTCCTCCTCAATGATTGGCACCGATGCTTTTCAAGAGGTTGATACCTATGGCATATCGATACCTATCACCAAACATAATTATTTGGTTCGCGATATCAGCGAATTGCCCCGGGTGATCCCGGCGGCATTTCGCATTGCCCAGTCTGGGCGGCCCGGTCCAGTATGGATTGATATTCCCAAAGATGTGCAAACAGCAGAAATTGAGCTTGAGAGTTTGCCGCTACCAGGAGTTGCCGATGAACCTTGCCCAATAGACCCACAAGCTATCGCGCACGCCGCTCAAATGATCAACCGTGCGGCACGGCCTGTGCTCTATCTGGGGGGAGGAATCGTTAGTTCGCAGGCACACCAACAAGCAATACAACTGGCTGAACAGGCTGGACTGCCAACTACCATGACATTAATGGCACTGGGTACCATGCCCGTTGACCACCCATTATCCTTGGGAATGTTGGGAATGCATGCAGCACGCTCAACCAATCTGATCATGCAACAAGCTGATTTATTGATCGTACTTGGGGCGAGATTTGATGATCGTGCTATCGGAAAAGCAGAACAATTCTGCCCTGATGCTAGCATCATTCATATTGATATTGACCCAGCTGAATTAGGCAAAATCCGCCGACCACACCTGGCAATGAATGCCGACATTAAGCAGGTATTAACCCACCTGTTGCCTTTAGTTGAAACTCGTTCACGCAGCGAATGGCGCTCAACCGTCAGTGATATGCAGCGCGAATTTCCGTTCAATCAACCCAACAGCACCAACCCACTGTGCCACTATGGTTTGATTCGCGCGGCGGCCGAAGCGCTGGATGATGACACCATCATTACCACTGATGTGGGACAACACCAGATGTGGGTAGCGCAGGCTTATCCGTTGCATCGCCCGCGACAGTGGTTAACGTCTGGCGGACTGGGCACCATGGGATTTGGTCTGCCCGCTGCCATTGGTGCAGCACTGGCGAAACCAGAGGCAAAAGTAGTGTGTTTTTCTGGTGATGGTAGCCTGATGATGAATATTCAGGAAATGGCGACCGCCGCTGAAGAGCAGCTGAACGTTAAGATTATTTTGATGAATAACCAATCATTGGGTTTAGTCCATCAGCAACAGGAACTGTTCTTTGGTAAACGTATTTTTGCAGCCGATTACCCGTATCGCACAAACTTCATCCATATCGCAGAAGGGTTTGGTTTCTCCACATGTGACCTCAACACAGCCAGCGACCCTTATGCTGCCTTGCATGAAGCCTTAAACCGCCCAGGCCCAGTATTGATCCACGCACTGATTGATGTGGATGAAAAAGTGTATCCGATGGTGCCACCGGGTGCTGCAAATATCGATATGATTGGAGGGGAGTAA
- a CDS encoding noncanonical pyrimidine nucleotidase, YjjG family, with amino-acid sequence MKYQWILFDADETLFHFDAYQGLKLMFSRFNVDFSVQDFDYYQLVNKPLWVDYQDGKISASELQNTRFEMWAEKLGVAATRLNSEFLVAMADICSLLPGARELVDALSGKVNMGIITNGFTELQTIRLERTGLKNVFSPLIISEQVGVAKPDVAIFEHAFNLMNNPAKEHILMVGDNLHSDIQGGINAGIDTCWLNMHGSVPDDNIAPRYQVSSLAELQKLLLA; translated from the coding sequence ATGAAATACCAATGGATACTGTTCGATGCGGATGAGACACTATTTCACTTTGATGCATATCAAGGGTTAAAGCTGATGTTTTCTCGCTTTAATGTGGATTTTTCCGTGCAGGATTTCGATTATTATCAATTGGTTAATAAACCGCTGTGGGTTGATTATCAAGATGGGAAAATATCCGCCAGCGAATTACAAAACACCCGTTTTGAGATGTGGGCAGAGAAACTGGGGGTGGCAGCTACCCGGTTGAACAGTGAGTTTTTAGTCGCCATGGCGGATATCTGTTCACTCCTACCGGGGGCCCGTGAGTTGGTTGATGCCTTGAGTGGTAAAGTGAATATGGGCATTATTACCAATGGTTTTACCGAGCTACAAACGATACGTTTGGAACGTACTGGTCTGAAAAATGTCTTTTCTCCGCTGATCATTTCTGAACAAGTCGGGGTGGCCAAACCGGATGTGGCTATATTTGAGCATGCTTTCAATTTAATGAATAATCCGGCCAAAGAGCATATTCTAATGGTGGGCGATAATCTGCATTCTGATATTCAGGGTGGTATTAATGCAGGGATAGATACTTGCTGGCTTAATATGCACGGCAGTGTACCGGATGATAATATTGCGCCTCGTTACCAAGTCAGTTCGCTGGCAGAGTTACAGAAATTACTCTTGGCCTAA
- a CDS encoding ilvB operon leader peptide IvbL: protein MRYLVNYSTATFSLQNTAYVNAVVVVRVLVVVVGSAP from the coding sequence ATGAGATACCTCGTGAACTATTCCACTGCCACCTTCAGTCTACAAAATACTGCGTATGTTAACGCAGTGGTAGTCGTACGCGTGCTAGTGGTGGTGGTCGGCAGCGCGCCGTAA
- a CDS encoding RidA family protein codes for MTLLRKNYPHLANPAGAYVHSVKHNGLLYISGMTAFGTIAQGRSMAEQATEIFHQIASIVQAENSSFADLIKITIFVTDISQLSTLRDVMYKFYGANLPASSLVEVKGLFSPEINIEIETLFAINPA; via the coding sequence ATGACGTTACTTCGTAAAAACTATCCTCATCTTGCTAACCCTGCGGGGGCTTACGTTCATAGCGTGAAGCACAATGGATTGCTTTATATTTCAGGTATGACAGCGTTCGGTACCATTGCACAAGGGAGAAGTATGGCCGAACAAGCTACAGAGATTTTTCATCAAATCGCTAGCATTGTGCAGGCTGAAAATAGCAGTTTTGCTGATCTTATTAAGATAACGATTTTTGTGACGGACATTTCGCAGCTAAGTACCTTGCGTGATGTTATGTATAAATTTTATGGTGCAAACTTGCCAGCCAGTTCTTTGGTTGAAGTTAAAGGTTTATTCTCACCTGAGATAAATATTGAGATAGAAACGCTATTTGCTATTAATCCAGCCTAA